The following is a genomic window from uncultured Draconibacterium sp..
TAAATTATGCACAGGGAATTACCATTTCTCAGGACGAAGCTAAAAGTATATTAAAACATTATGATTCGATGGAAAACGACGGTTTGTATAACGATTACAAATTGCCTTACCTACAACTCGCAGAAATACAGCATAATTACACATCAATTTATTGGTCGGGAATGAACCACTCGGCTGATTATGTTGAACTTGCCATGTTTGGTCCGGGAAGCGAAGCATTACCTACGTTTGTAAAGAACTCCGACCTTCATAATTTTATGTTAGAAGCAGCTGGCTTACCAGAATCGGTTTTTGTGGTTTGATATCGTAGATTTTAAGAAAAAATATCGGGGTTGGTTATTTTTTTTATAACCAACCCTATTTTGTAATTTTCAAGAAAATCTATTTTTCGGATAGCGGAATTGCATACGAATGTTTTATTTCCCCCATTACAAACAGGCTTTGCAGATTACCAATGGCGTCAATTTCCCCCAAAGTATTCAACACAAAATCCTGATAATGCTGCATACTTTGCATATGTATTTTCAGCATAAAATCATATTCGCCGGAAATATTATAACATTCCGTTATTTCCTCAATTCCCAGGATGGCATCCATGAATTCTTTTCCCAGTTCTTTTGAATGCTGCTTTAAACGGATGTTGCAAAAAACAATAAATCCCTGGCTCAGTTTTTCAGCATCCAGTACGGCTGTGTATTTTTTTATATAACCTGATTTTTCTAAACGTTTTATTCGCTCAAAAACCGGAGTTGGTGATAGATTTACCATTGCTGCAATCTCTTTTGTGGTTAGAGAAGAGTCTTCCTGAAGGATTTTTAATATTTTAATATCGGTATTATCGAAGCTCACTAAAGATTTTTTTTCTGTTTTCCTGCTCATTTCCTGCTCTGTTTAGAGTAAAATTATAGTCCGCAGCAAATATATAGATTTATTATCCTAGTTTTTCTATTTGCAAAGAATATACAACTGCTTCAGTTATGTTTGTACAGATAAAAATGAATACAAAATGAGTAAAACAAAGACACTACAAAGAGCTGATTTAGTTGGAAGTTTTTTACGTCCTGAAAAGTTAAAATCAGCTCGTGCTGACTATGAATCCGGAAAAATCAGCAGGGATGAATTAACAAAAGTTGAAGATGAAGAAATTGTAAGAATAATTTCCAAGCAGAAGGAATTAGGTTACAAAGTAGTAAGCGATGGAGAATTTAGAAGAAGTTACTGGCATCTCGACTTTTTCTGGGGATTTGAAGGAGTAGAGCACGTACATATGGGACAAGGTTACTCTTTTCATGGAGAAGAAACCCGTGACGATTCTGCCCGGTTAAGTGGAAAAATTAGTTTTAACAAGAATCATCCTTTTCTTGCACATTACAATTTTGTAAAGAAAAATGCAGGAGAAAACGCTGATGCACGAATAAGTATTCCATCGCCGGCTCAATTCTATGCTGAGCTTGTACGGGGTGTAAACGAAGAAAAGGTAAAGGAAATTTATCCTGATAATGCAGAACTGGTTAAAGATATTGGCAAAACCTACAACGATGCAATCCTTGCTTTTTATAACTTAGGTTGTCGCGATTTGAAACTTGACGATTGTACCTGGGGAATGCTTTGCGATACTGATTTTTGGACAACAATGGCCGGCAAAGATTTTGACACAAAACAGTTAGAGAACCTTTACCTGGAACTCAATAACAAAGCACTGGAAAATTTGCCTGAAGATTTGAGTATTTCAACCCACGTTTGCCGCGGCAATTATCATTCAACCTATGCAACTTCCGGAGGATACAAGCCCGTTGCAGAAAGTTTGTTTGTAAAAGAGAATGTGGAAACCTATTTCCTTGAATTTGACGATGAACGCTCAGGAGATTTTGAGCCATTGCGTTTTGTTCCAGAAAATAAAAAAGTGGTATTAGGGTTGGTTACCAGTAAAAAGCCTCAGCTTGAAGATAAAGAAGAAGTGAAAAAACGAATTGAGGAAGCTGCAAAATTTGTTGACCTTAAACGTTTGTCTCTGAGTCCGCAGTGTGGTTTTGCTTCAACTGAAGAAGGAAATATTCTTACGGAAGAAGACCAATGGAAAAAGATGCAATTAGTACAGGAAATTTCAAAGGAAGTGTGGGGATAATACCTATTTCCAAAAAGCGAGGCCGTCTCATAACAAGTTTTATGAGACGGCCTCTTAAGCATTAAAAGTAATCTATTAATCTTTGATTCTTTGTTTACTCTTTTATTAATGCTCCATTGATAAAAGAATATTTTCACATTAACAGATGCATTATCCAAAAGAACTGAATTAGCAGCTAAGTAACCTGAAATATAAAGACATGCGCTTAGTGGCTGTATGGAATCGTAAAGAAGAATGTTGATCCTATATTTTCTTCACTTTCGGCCCAAATTTTTCCACCTAATAGTTCTACATACGCTTTTGCAATGGATAATCCCACCCCGGCTCCTTCATAATGACGTGAGAGCGTTTCATTCTCTTGTCGGAATTTCTCGAAAATTATTTGCACATGTTCTTTCTGAATGCCCACGCCGGTATCTTTTACAAAAAATTCAAGGAATTCGCCTTTTTTTTCGTATCCAAATTCAATGGATCCAGAGTGAGTGAATTTTAGAGCATTTTTCAGAAGTTTAGTCAAAACAATCTCGATTTTTGTTTTGTCGGTTTTAACTACGGCATCTGAATATTTCAAAGTTTTCTTTGCTGAAAACTTAATCTTTTTTTGATCCGCTTCCGATTTAAAAAAGTTATATGTCTCTTCTATCTGTTCATTTAAATTTGTTTCAGAAACAGATATTTTCACCAGTCCTGCTTCTATTTCCGAAATTTCAATAATATCATTTATAACACAAAGCAGACGGGCACTGCTTTTTTCGATCAAACATATATATTCTTCTTGTAATTCAGTAGAAAGATTAGGTTCTCTGAGTAAATCAGAAAAACCCAAGATGCCGTTTATAGGTGTACGTATTTCGTGGCTCATATTCATTAAGAATGCATATTTCAAGCGGTCGCTTTCTTCTGCTCTGTTTTTAGCCTCAATCAGTTCATCAATCATGCGTTTCTTGCTGGTAATATCCTGAATTATGGAAAGCAAAAAATTGGAATTTTCTATTTGTACCGGATGGAAAATGACTTCAACATCCTTTATAACTCCGTTATACAACCGGTGCCTGAAATTGAAATGTGACTGTTTTTTTGCAATGGCTTTCCTCATTTCCAGGAACATTTCGCGTGGTGTTAGTACGTTTATTTGCGAAATATTATTGGTACACAATACCTGGTGTGCCAAGCCATAATAACAGCAAGCAGCCTGATTTGCATCTTTTATGTCACCGGTTTCCGGGTCAATTAGCAACATAACTGATGGGTTTGCACGAAAAAAGGAATTGTACAGACTTTCTTTCTGCTGTTCTGCTTTTTTCAATGCCAAGGTCAATTCATTAGCCTGCTTTTTAAGTTTATTCCGATAAAAGCTAAGCCCATGAACCGCTTTGAAATTTTTTGAGAGCAACAAGCGTAGAACATCTGCAACAGGTAGCCTTTTTCTCATATTTTCCGGCTCCTGGCAAATATTCGTAAGTTTTGACTTGCTCGTTTGTCCCATTTCTCACCACACTCTTTAGTACTCACCAGCCGACAGGCATGCGGAGCTCAGGTTATTCATAGCTTCTTCTATGTTGTCAAAATCAGGATTTTCATGCGCTAATTTTAGCTTTTCCAACGCATTTTCAATCGCATTTTTTTTCTCAAGGGGTAAAGTGTTGCCAAATTCTTTCAGTTGGATTTCTGTTTGATAAATTTGCATGTCGGCCTTATTGCCTGTGACAGTTCTATCCTTCAGCGCCCGATCTTCCTGCATATGTTGCCTGGCTTCTTCCTTTATCCGGCATATTTCTTCTTCCGAAAGACCGGAAGACGCTTCTATGCGAATTTGCTGTTTTTTTTCGGTTAGCCGATCAACGGCAGTCACACTCAGAATTCCATTGGCATCAATGTCGAAGGTTACTTCAATTTTCGGTATTCCCCTGTGGAAAGGCGGTATTTCATCAAAGTGGAACCTCCCGATGCTTTTATTTTGACTGGCCATTGGCCGTTCGCCCTGCAAAACATGAATTTCGACTGAAGATTGGTTGTCTGTTGCAGTGGAAAATACTTCAGACTGCCGTGTAGGAATAGTTGTATTCGCTTCTATCAGCCGTGTCATTACACCACCGCGGGTTTCTATTCCTAACGAAAGAGGCGTAACATCCAGCAGCAATACATCTTTTACTTCTCCGGAAAGGATTCCACCCTGTATAGCCGCGCCAATAGCAACAACTTCGTCGGGATTGACCCCACTAGAAGGTTCCTTACCGAAAAAGTCACGAACCATTTTTTGAACAGCCGGAATGCGGGTTGATCCGCCAACCAAAATCACTTCATCCAGGTCGGTGGCTTTTAGCCGGGCATTTTTAAGCGCTAACTGACAAGGAGCAATAGTCGATTGAAGCAGGTTCGCAATCAGTTGTTCGAATTTGTCGCGGGTAAGTTTTCGAACCAAATGTTTGGAAGTGCCATCAACCAACATAATATATGGAAGATTGATACTGGTTTCGGATGCGCCCGACAACTCAATTTTTGCTTTTTCTGCCGCTTCTTTCAACCGCTGAAGAACCATTGGATTGCGAAGAAGCTCAACGCCTTCATCATTTTCAAATTCATCAGCCAACCAGTTAATAATCGCCTGGTCAAAATCGTCACCCCCAAGGTGTGTGTTTCCGTTGGTTGACTTCACGTCGAAAATGCCATTCCCGATTTCAAGTATCGAAATGTCAAAAGTCCCTCCTCCCAAATCAAAAACAGCCACTTTAATATTATCATTCCGTTTGTCTAACCCATACGCCAGGGCTGCAGCAGTTGGCTCATTAATGATGCGACGAACAGATAGCCCGGCAATTTTACCAGCCTCGTTGGTAGCCTGACGCTGTGAGTCGCTAAAATAAGCCGGGACTGTAATTACTGCTTCACGAATTTCCTGCCCAAGATAATCTTCGGCTGTTTGTTTCATTTGCTGAAGAATCATGGCTGAAATTTCCTGCGGAGCATATTGTTTCCCGGAAATATTTACATGAGGTGTATTATTTTCGCTGTTTATAATCTGGTAAGGGAACCGCTGAATTTCCTTCTCAACCTGGCTGTAAGTTTCGCCCATGAATCGTTTGATGGATGATACCGTGTTTGCCGGATTCGAGATGGCCTGACGTTTTGCCGAAGCGCCTACTTTCCGTTCACCATCCGATGTAAAACCCACGACAGAAGGCATCGTCCGTAGCCCTTCGCTATTTACTATTACAACCGGTTCGTTTCCTTCCATAATAGCCATACAGGAACTTGTTGTCCCCAGATCGATTCCTAAAATTTTACCCATTATGCGTCCTTGTGTATTAAATAGAAATTTTTTGTAAAGATTACTGATTAAGAGAGAGAGACTTTATATTGACAAAACTAAATGGAGGACTTGGCCCGGAGGTATCAATGAAAACCCCAAAAATCCTGTATTTATTTCTTAGTGTCTCGACTGTATTCCGAAACTCGTTTGTTTTTGTTTTACTGATAAGAAAGGCGGCGTTGAGAATCATGGCATCTTTTCTTCCTGTAAATTCTTTGGGAAGCAGGTTGTGTGAGCAGGTTGATACACTTAATTTTTCAAACTCTTCGTAATAATTTTGGCCATAGTTTTTGCAGATCCTGTCCATCTCATTTTCGACCAATCCATTTTTCTTCCTTCTCAAAAGAAATGCCCTTCCTGGCGAACTATCCATGATTTGTTTTTCCAAAGCGGCCGCGTCCTCGCTCAACTCGTCAATTTGTTCGCTGAGCAATTTTCGGTCGAAGTAGATTTTAACAGACCATTCCTCACATCCTTTTATTAAATATAAATTTTCGAATAATGAATCGGAACAATCGGTTACAAATTTCCGCAAACAATTCTCAGTATAAAAAACAGTACCAAATTCGAATGGAAGCACTGTATTCTGTTCCATCAGAGAAGTAATTACTTCTACGTGTTCGTTGAATTCTTCCTGTTCAATCTCCGTGCAACTCCGATCAAAATTTTCCTCAGAGAATTCTTCGGACGAAATATATTTAACAACCACATAAAAATCGCCAATCTTCATAGATTTGAGCCTCTTGAACTTTATGTTTCCGGCAAGGGCTGGCTGGGTGTTTAAAACGCAATATACATAGATTAGATTGGTTGCCACGGGGTTGTTTTTTTATTATTTACTGATCTCCACTATCTATTCCGTCAAAGGAGCTCATTCGCTCGAATGCTGTAATTTCAAGATTTTCATCCAATTTTATAGAATAAAAAAGCCTCACTTGCTTGGATGGTAGGTCCATCGATTTTAGAAACGAATCATCTTCATAAACCTCGGCAACGGCACTCCACATTTCTTTGTTTTTTTCGATTTTTATAACCGTCACATCGTAGCAGTTAATGTTCTCTTTCAGAAAACTCACCACTGTTTTTTTTACATCAATTATATTGCCCATTTTTAAACCTCCTATCTTATTTATTCTGTTTGTCAGCTCTTATTCTTTCCAATGTTTTCAGTAATTCATCTTCCATTTTATCGTATTCCTCTTCGTCAATTTCGTCCATCTCAAATTTCAGTTGCAAAGCCATCAACCGTTCTTTTACAGCTCCTTCGTCCGAGACTTCCTTCTCTAGCACTTCATTAATTTTCTCAGCAATAAAAATTATACCTTTTAACGGAGCGAATAATATCCCACCAATTAATAGCATATTATATCCCTTTCGTATTAATTACAAGATTTACAAAATTGTATGGAGGTAAAGTTCCTACATATTTGAAGGTCATAAGCTGGTCATACTGTTCCGACAAATCGTTGACCACCTTATCAAAAGCAGGTTCCTCCGCATTTTTTATTAGAAAAGCTGCATTGAGTATCATCATTTCTCCGTAGTTATCGTTAATCTTCATTTCGTCAGCAAGCGGATTTAAGGCCGCGATGATCGCATCCTTATACTTTTCGGTTTCTTTCTTCAATGCTTCGGCAACCATTTCCCCAATTTTCACACGCTGATAATGGGTTTTATCGGCTGGCAGGTTTATCAGTTTTGCCCTCAGTGCTTTTATGTTATCATATTTTTCAATGATGCTTTCATAAATCTCAGCCTCCTTTGCAACCACCTTTAAACCCAGCTCTTTTTTGCCATCCATTTGGGTTAGCATCTCATCGAATTTCTCGTAATCTTTTTCTATAATCCTTAGTATTCCGGCATCATCGTCGTGTTCCGAAATGGTTGAAAAGCGTACCGGAAGGACAGTAAACTGTTTCATTATTTCTTCCAATACTTTTTCGTGGGTTATTAGGTTAATCCTGCGAGCTTCGTAGGTAATGATTGGCGACGTGCTAACAATAGCAGTGATATCTTTGTAAGTGATTCCATAAACCCGGTCAGCTCGCTTTCCTATACCAATCGGGCCATAATCAAGCGGTTCCGAATTTCTGATAATTCCGTAAATATATTTTCCCTCTTTGGGCATTTCCTGATCGTTGTTCATAATTATATTTTTCATCGGTTAGTTTACAATTCCCATTTTTCAGGGAAAATTCTCAGATCAACGAAGTTGAATATGGGCAATTGTGAAGAATAGACGAAATCACAGCGCTCCTCGTATTGGCTGCCCAAGTCGGCCATAATGTTGTCGAACTCAACCTCACGCCCACTGTTTACCAAAAACGCCGTGTTCACGAACATGGCTTCACTGGTTGTTTTGTTCAGCTTATAATCGAATACCGACCGATTGAATGCATCGATAACAATCTCGGTTTCAGCTATTTTTTTCTCGGCTAAAGCTTTTTTTACCAGCTCACCTGCTTCAATAATCCGGTTGTTTCGTGTTTCCTTGTCTTCAATTTTTACCAAGTCAGTTTTTATTCTATTTAGCTCGGCATTCTCCTGATCTATTTCCTTGTAGATATTCCCCATATTTTTCCATATCCCGCGGACATTGAGTTCCACCTTGTTTTCGAACTGCCTGAGCAATTCCATAAACTCGCTGTACCTTCTGTTTAACAGATTCCTGATTTCGTCGGGCGTTGCGGCAATTGTTCCAAACCGGATGGGAAGTACACTCCCAAATTCTTTCATTGCTGCTTCAATCACTTTTTGATGAGCCAGCATGTTTTCGGGGTTGACAACGAACCGGCTAATCGGATGGTTGCTTACTACCATACACAAACCATCGAACCCAATAGTTGAAACCAGATCTCCGCGCCCGCCAACCCCAATGGGGCCAAGATTGACATCGTAGTCGGAGGCAATTATGCAATAGATATATTTTCCGTCGCGCTGCATGTTATTCCTTTATTTTAACTAAAATTAATTTTTCGTTAGTTGTTTCCCTGTTCGCCGCAATGGCCTGTTCTTTCGGTTCGAGCCTGGCTACTTCCATATATTCGAGCAGGATTTGGTACGCATTTTTTATCCTGTTGAAATGAATTACTGATCCACTATCTTGATTTACATCGGGATGATATTCCTTAACCTTTTCTTGATACGCTCTTTTTACATCAACTTCCGAAGAGATTTCACTTAGTCCAAGTTCCTGTTGGGCTTGAGACACAGTTGCCGGATTAAGTTCCTTAACTTCTAAAGTGTAAAAACTATAGCAAGGCAAAGGACCAACCATTTTGAAGTTTAGCATTCCCTTGTATTCTGCATCAAGACGATCGAGTGTCTTTTCAAATTTTTCTTTTTCATTTCGGTTGAGCAAATACGCAGAATTGGTTATCATCTGATCGTCCATCACCTCATGTATTTTAATATCGGTACACAAACCAGATAAAGCATTCATGACTTCCAATTCAACTGCTGCATTTTTTTCTTTTAATTTTTCTTCAAACAAAGCTCCAATCTTCACCTGGTCAGTGTGAGAGATGGGGTCTTTTTTCTTCAGAATCTCCGTTTTAAGGGCTATTATGTCCGGATGATCGGCAACTTTTTTAATTGTAGCAGAAAACTCGCCCCAGGTTACAGCAAGGTCAATCTCTACCATACTCTCTATTTTAGAGAGCGTATTAATGATCAGATTATATCCCGTCGACAGAATTTCGAAGACTTCTTCTTTCGAGTTCACAATGGTTCCAAGGTGCATAGGTATCACCATGTTGAATCCTTTTTGCATCAGATTCTCAATTGTCTTTTGATGTTCTACCAATAAATGTCCAAGTTCCTCCCGGTTCAAAAAATCAAATGATACATTCTCCCGATCGGAAACAATGGCCGAAATATTTTGATAGGCAATGGTATAAATTCCAGTGTTCACCAGCGACCGAAACATCTCTGCACTGTAAAAATTGGGTATAATTCCGTAAATGTAAATTCCTTTTTTTGCCATAAGGTTTTAATTATATTTTTGTTTCGTTTTGTTTTAGTACCAGTTGGATAGCTTCCTGAAAGTGTTTTTCGGCAATGCTGACATTCAATGTATTTTCATCAGATGGGTGACAGGATTTGTCGATCATCTGCCTGATAGCCAGCATAGCGGCTTTCCTGCAAATAAATTCGATATCCGATCCGGTAAGCCCATCTGTTTCTAAAGCCAGTTTATCCAGATTTACTTTTTTAGCCAACGGTTTTTTGCGGGTGTGAATACCGAATATTTTTTCGCGGGTTTTAGCGTCGGGCAATGGCACTTCAAACAATAAATCGAACCGACCACTACGTAAAAGCGCAGGATCAATTAAATCGATCCGGTTAGTAGCAGCCAAAACGATTACGCCTTTCAGGTCTTCAATGCCATCCATTTCTGTCAGGAATTGGCCAATCACCCGATCTAATACTCCGGATTCCGAGCTATCGTTGCTGCGCCGCGGTGTAAGGCTGTCAATTTCGTCGAGAAATAAAATGCACGGCGATGCCTGTTTAGCCATACGGAAAAGCTCGCGAACTCCTTTTTCTGATTCGCCAATGTACTTACTCAAAATCTGTGGCCCTTTTACCGAAATAAAATTAATCCCGCTTTCGCTGGCTAATGCTTTGGCCAGATAAGTTTTTCCGGTTCCGGGTTTTCCGTATAGGATGATTCCTTTCGGCGGCTTGGTATCGGCCCTTCTAAACAAATCGGCATATTGCAGCGGCCATTTAACCGTTTCTTTCAACGCTTCTTTAATTTCATCGAGTCCGCCAACATCGTTCCATTTCACATCGGGGACTTCCACAAAAACTTCCCTGATGGCTGAAGGTTCCACTTCCTTCATTGCATCCAGAAAATTGTCCATCGTAACTTCAAGCGACATCAAAAGTTCGTAAGGGATTTCAGACATCGCAAAATCGATTTTCGGGAGAATTTTCCGCAGCGCTGTCATTGCGGCTTCGCGTGCCAGGGCTTCCAAATCAGCTCCTACAAATCCATGTGTAATCTCAGCGAGTTTTTCCATATCTACATTCTCTGAGAGTGGAATCCCCCTGGTGTGGATGTGCAGTATTTCAAGCCTCCCCTTTTTATCGGGGATGGAGACTGATATTTCGCGATCGAAACGTCCTGGCCTGCGAAGTGCTGGATCAATGGCATTCGGAATGTTTGTTGCACCAATCACAATTACTTTTCCCCGCGATTCCAAACCGTCCATCAACGACAGCAACTGGGCCACAACACGTTTCTCAACCTGTTTTTCGCCCCCCATGTCTTCACGTTTGGGTGCAATGGCATCTATTTCGTCGATAAAAATAATGGCGGGTGCATGTTTCTGGGCTTCCTCAAAAATGTTACGGATACGGCTTTCGCTTTCGCCATAGAATTTACCCATGATTTCAGGCCCCGAAATGTTAATAAAATAAGCATCGGTTTCATGTGCAACAGCCCTTACTGTCAGTGTTTTTCCGGTTCCGGGAGGACCGTAGAGAAAAACGCCTTTAGGCGGCTGAACTCCCAACCGTTCAAAAATCTCCGGATATTTCAGGGGCAATTCAATCATTTCGCGGATACGCTGCACCTGGTTCCCTAATCCCCCAATATCTTCATACGAAATCCGGCGTTTCGTTTCCCCAGCCTCCTTAGTCAACTCAAGCTGAAAACTGGTATCAGGATGTATCAGCACCACGCCTTCGGGGCTGGTTGAAGTTATAGTATAATCAACCGAACGCGCCCCAAACAAGTTGGCGCGTACTTTATCGCCTTTTGCAACCGGCAAGCCATTGATTAACGAACCAATATACCTGGCATCGTCAGTCTTAAATTTCGAACCGGATTTTGTGTCGGGTTTGAGTTTTATTTTTGTCGCCTGACGGCAACCCGTTTTTGCAATTTTCACTTTTTCGTCGATTCCCGCCTGACAGTTTTCACGGGTAATCCCATCAATTTGGATAATACTTTTGTCGCGGTCATCAGGATAACAGGGCATTATTTTTACCGGGGTGGAACGTTTGCCTTCGATTACAATCACATCGCCACTTTCCAATCCCACCAGCTTCATGTCTTTTGGATCGATCCGCGCAATTGCCCGCCCTACGTCTTTGACCAGCGCTTCTTTTACACGCAGTATTATTTCGTTTTTAGTTGTAGTCATGGATGGTATTTGGTTTTTACTTTCCGAACAGAAATCCCCTTAATTCTTTTAACGACTCCAATCCTTGTATTTCTTCAGCAAATTCAGGTACTTCTACTCTATTCATCTCGTTAAAAGTTTCGCCAATTTGCCGAATGTATTTTTGTTGTCCCGCCTTTCGTCGTTTGCAAAAGCTGCAATCTTCAGAAACCATGACATGATTTACAATAATTTGCCGGGCATTTATCTTAAAATTTTCCAGATCAGACAATAGCCTCACTGTTTCTGAAA
Proteins encoded in this region:
- a CDS encoding Lrp/AsnC family transcriptional regulator, translated to MSRKTEKKSLVSFDNTDIKILKILQEDSSLTTKEIAAMVNLSPTPVFERIKRLEKSGYIKKYTAVLDAEKLSQGFIVFCNIRLKQHSKELGKEFMDAILGIEEITECYNISGEYDFMLKIHMQSMQHYQDFVLNTLGEIDAIGNLQSLFVMGEIKHSYAIPLSEK
- a CDS encoding 5-methyltetrahydropteroyltriglutamate--homocysteine S-methyltransferase; the protein is MSKTKTLQRADLVGSFLRPEKLKSARADYESGKISRDELTKVEDEEIVRIISKQKELGYKVVSDGEFRRSYWHLDFFWGFEGVEHVHMGQGYSFHGEETRDDSARLSGKISFNKNHPFLAHYNFVKKNAGENADARISIPSPAQFYAELVRGVNEEKVKEIYPDNAELVKDIGKTYNDAILAFYNLGCRDLKLDDCTWGMLCDTDFWTTMAGKDFDTKQLENLYLELNNKALENLPEDLSISTHVCRGNYHSTYATSGGYKPVAESLFVKENVETYFLEFDDERSGDFEPLRFVPENKKVVLGLVTSKKPQLEDKEEVKKRIEEAAKFVDLKRLSLSPQCGFASTEEGNILTEEDQWKKMQLVQEISKEVWG
- a CDS encoding ATP-binding protein, with the protein product MRKRLPVADVLRLLLSKNFKAVHGLSFYRNKLKKQANELTLALKKAEQQKESLYNSFFRANPSVMLLIDPETGDIKDANQAACCYYGLAHQVLCTNNISQINVLTPREMFLEMRKAIAKKQSHFNFRHRLYNGVIKDVEVIFHPVQIENSNFLLSIIQDITSKKRMIDELIEAKNRAEESDRLKYAFLMNMSHEIRTPINGILGFSDLLREPNLSTELQEEYICLIEKSSARLLCVINDIIEISEIEAGLVKISVSETNLNEQIEETYNFFKSEADQKKIKFSAKKTLKYSDAVVKTDKTKIEIVLTKLLKNALKFTHSGSIEFGYEKKGEFLEFFVKDTGVGIQKEHVQIIFEKFRQENETLSRHYEGAGVGLSIAKAYVELLGGKIWAESEENIGSTFFFTIPYSH
- the dnaK gene encoding molecular chaperone DnaK codes for the protein MGKILGIDLGTTSSCMAIMEGNEPVVIVNSEGLRTMPSVVGFTSDGERKVGASAKRQAISNPANTVSSIKRFMGETYSQVEKEIQRFPYQIINSENNTPHVNISGKQYAPQEISAMILQQMKQTAEDYLGQEIREAVITVPAYFSDSQRQATNEAGKIAGLSVRRIINEPTAAALAYGLDKRNDNIKVAVFDLGGGTFDISILEIGNGIFDVKSTNGNTHLGGDDFDQAIINWLADEFENDEGVELLRNPMVLQRLKEAAEKAKIELSGASETSINLPYIMLVDGTSKHLVRKLTRDKFEQLIANLLQSTIAPCQLALKNARLKATDLDEVILVGGSTRIPAVQKMVRDFFGKEPSSGVNPDEVVAIGAAIQGGILSGEVKDVLLLDVTPLSLGIETRGGVMTRLIEANTTIPTRQSEVFSTATDNQSSVEIHVLQGERPMASQNKSIGRFHFDEIPPFHRGIPKIEVTFDIDANGILSVTAVDRLTEKKQQIRIEASSGLSEEEICRIKEEARQHMQEDRALKDRTVTGNKADMQIYQTEIQLKEFGNTLPLEKKNAIENALEKLKLAHENPDFDNIEEAMNNLSSACLSAGEY
- a CDS encoding GvpL/GvpF family gas vesicle protein, with the protein product MATNLIYVYCVLNTQPALAGNIKFKRLKSMKIGDFYVVVKYISSEEFSEENFDRSCTEIEQEEFNEHVEVITSLMEQNTVLPFEFGTVFYTENCLRKFVTDCSDSLFENLYLIKGCEEWSVKIYFDRKLLSEQIDELSEDAAALEKQIMDSSPGRAFLLRRKKNGLVENEMDRICKNYGQNYYEEFEKLSVSTCSHNLLPKEFTGRKDAMILNAAFLISKTKTNEFRNTVETLRNKYRIFGVFIDTSGPSPPFSFVNIKSLSLNQ
- the gvpO gene encoding gas vesicle protein GvpO, which codes for MGNIIDVKKTVVSFLKENINCYDVTVIKIEKNKEMWSAVAEVYEDDSFLKSMDLPSKQVRLFYSIKLDENLEITAFERMSSFDGIDSGDQ
- a CDS encoding gas vesicle protein GvpG — encoded protein: MLLIGGILFAPLKGIIFIAEKINEVLEKEVSDEGAVKERLMALQLKFEMDEIDEEEYDKMEDELLKTLERIRADKQNK
- a CDS encoding GvpL/GvpF family gas vesicle protein; amino-acid sequence: MKNIIMNNDQEMPKEGKYIYGIIRNSEPLDYGPIGIGKRADRVYGITYKDITAIVSTSPIITYEARRINLITHEKVLEEIMKQFTVLPVRFSTISEHDDDAGILRIIEKDYEKFDEMLTQMDGKKELGLKVVAKEAEIYESIIEKYDNIKALRAKLINLPADKTHYQRVKIGEMVAEALKKETEKYKDAIIAALNPLADEMKINDNYGEMMILNAAFLIKNAEEPAFDKVVNDLSEQYDQLMTFKYVGTLPPYNFVNLVINTKGI
- a CDS encoding GvpL/GvpF family gas vesicle protein, coding for MQRDGKYIYCIIASDYDVNLGPIGVGGRGDLVSTIGFDGLCMVVSNHPISRFVVNPENMLAHQKVIEAAMKEFGSVLPIRFGTIAATPDEIRNLLNRRYSEFMELLRQFENKVELNVRGIWKNMGNIYKEIDQENAELNRIKTDLVKIEDKETRNNRIIEAGELVKKALAEKKIAETEIVIDAFNRSVFDYKLNKTTSEAMFVNTAFLVNSGREVEFDNIMADLGSQYEERCDFVYSSQLPIFNFVDLRIFPEKWEL
- a CDS encoding GvpL/GvpF family gas vesicle protein — protein: MAKKGIYIYGIIPNFYSAEMFRSLVNTGIYTIAYQNISAIVSDRENVSFDFLNREELGHLLVEHQKTIENLMQKGFNMVIPMHLGTIVNSKEEVFEILSTGYNLIINTLSKIESMVEIDLAVTWGEFSATIKKVADHPDIIALKTEILKKKDPISHTDQVKIGALFEEKLKEKNAAVELEVMNALSGLCTDIKIHEVMDDQMITNSAYLLNRNEKEKFEKTLDRLDAEYKGMLNFKMVGPLPCYSFYTLEVKELNPATVSQAQQELGLSEISSEVDVKRAYQEKVKEYHPDVNQDSGSVIHFNRIKNAYQILLEYMEVARLEPKEQAIAANRETTNEKLILVKIKE